One genomic segment of Streptomyces sp. RKND-216 includes these proteins:
- a CDS encoding LpqB family beta-propeller domain-containing protein: MRADRRRCRGAGALLSVAFLLSGCASMPSGGPVTAVEPSQRAEQESRVRVYGLSPQKGGDPQDIVRGFLEATTSDEPGFSTAREYLTEDAAKAWDPFAGTTVLERGPVTEGGVPDGGRKSGSTVVVTGERAARLDTRHAYRPDSGRLTDAFHLTEVEGEGWRIDRLPDGLVLGSSDFERIYRSVDIYYFARLGPGAPSVNRGEDVLVAQPVYVRSRIEPVADTVRALLEGPTDWLDPVVRTAFPDDTLLARRNSVTVQDSGAVTVRLNRAGATAGGARCERMAAQVLHSVQSQASSKVTSVALRGPDGEICELEGDEARFYAPGRLDGTLSPYMVDAEHRVATMDRTSNRPRVVPGLLGSGRVEFRSVGVSRDERMGAAVSRDGRALYVSASLKSPGKEESGEPVLASRAVREEDRLSAPSWDGLGDLWIADRDPRDPRLLRLPGGQGEAEAVSVPGLARNERIESLRISSDGVRIALRIRNPDGTSSLQLGRVEREGTRGDSSVTVAALQRVAPQLEDVVAMSWSGPSELVVVGRESRGVQQLQYVGTDGSTAHQPPLPGINDVESVAASESENMPLFAESQYGIVRLTPPDGDWETVSEDGSAPVYPG, translated from the coding sequence ATGAGAGCTGACCGACGGCGCTGCAGAGGCGCTGGTGCGCTGCTGTCCGTCGCCTTTCTGCTCTCCGGGTGCGCCTCCATGCCCTCCGGCGGCCCGGTCACCGCCGTCGAGCCCTCCCAGCGGGCCGAGCAGGAGTCGCGGGTCCGCGTGTACGGCCTCAGCCCGCAGAAGGGGGGAGATCCGCAGGACATCGTGCGCGGGTTCCTGGAGGCCACGACCAGCGACGAACCCGGCTTCAGCACGGCTCGTGAGTACCTCACCGAGGACGCCGCGAAGGCATGGGATCCGTTCGCCGGGACCACGGTGCTCGAGCGGGGACCGGTCACCGAGGGCGGCGTTCCCGACGGCGGGAGAAAGAGCGGCTCCACGGTGGTGGTCACCGGGGAGCGGGCCGCGCGGCTCGACACCCGGCACGCCTACCGGCCCGACAGCGGCCGGCTCACCGACGCCTTTCACCTGACCGAGGTCGAGGGCGAGGGCTGGCGCATCGACCGGCTCCCCGACGGCCTCGTCCTCGGATCGTCCGACTTCGAGCGCATCTACCGCTCCGTGGACATCTACTACTTCGCACGGCTCGGCCCCGGAGCCCCCTCCGTGAACCGGGGAGAGGACGTTCTGGTGGCCCAGCCGGTGTACGTCCGGTCGCGCATCGAACCCGTCGCCGACACGGTGCGCGCTCTGCTCGAAGGTCCCACCGACTGGCTCGATCCGGTCGTTCGCACCGCCTTTCCCGACGACACGCTGCTGGCCCGCAGAAACAGCGTGACCGTGCAGGACTCGGGTGCGGTGACCGTGCGGCTCAACCGGGCGGGGGCGACGGCCGGCGGCGCCCGGTGCGAACGGATGGCCGCACAGGTGCTCCACAGCGTGCAGTCGCAGGCCTCGTCGAAGGTCACGAGCGTCGCGCTCCGGGGCCCCGACGGCGAGATCTGCGAACTCGAAGGGGACGAGGCGCGGTTCTACGCGCCCGGCCGGCTGGACGGGACGCTTTCGCCGTACATGGTGGACGCGGAACACCGGGTCGCCACCATGGACCGGACGTCGAACCGCCCCCGGGTTGTGCCCGGCCTGCTGGGCAGCGGCCGGGTGGAGTTCCGGTCGGTCGGTGTGAGCCGCGACGAGCGCATGGGCGCGGCCGTCTCCCGGGACGGGCGGGCGCTGTACGTGTCGGCCTCGCTGAAGTCCCCGGGCAAGGAGGAGTCCGGGGAGCCGGTGCTCGCCAGCCGGGCGGTGCGCGAGGAGGACCGGCTCAGCGCGCCGAGCTGGGACGGGCTGGGGGACCTGTGGATCGCGGACCGCGATCCGCGCGACCCGCGGCTGCTCAGGCTCCCCGGCGGTCAGGGGGAGGCCGAGGCCGTCTCGGTGCCGGGCCTCGCCAGGAACGAGCGCATCGAGTCGTTGCGGATCTCCTCCGACGGGGTGCGGATCGCGCTGAGGATCAGGAACCCCGATGGCACCAGTTCGCTGCAACTCGGCCGCGTGGAGCGGGAGGGGACGCGGGGGGACTCGTCGGTCACCGTCGCCGCCCTCCAGCGGGTCGCCCCGCAACTCGAGGACGTCGTCGCGATGTCGTGGTCCGGTCCGAGCGAACTCGTCGTGGTGGGGCGGGAGTCGCGCGGTGTGCAGCAGCTGCAGTACGTCGGCACGGACGGGTCCACGGCGCACCAGCCGCCGCTCCCCGGCATCAACGACGTGGAGAGCGTCGCGGCCTCGGAGAGCGAGAACATGCCGCTCTTCGCCGAGTCGCAGTACGGCATCGTCCGGCTGACGCCACCGGACGGCGACTGGGAGACCGTCTCGGAGGACGGCAGCGCACCCGTCTATCCCGGCTGA